One genomic window of Candidatus Pseudobacter hemicellulosilyticus includes the following:
- a CDS encoding serine/threonine-protein kinase: MATSIFKEYFKGYEILGELGRGNARVLKARHMVSGEDRAIKHFAFNTDPVTLRRFQRESEIMKSIQHHHIVKIMEVHLDAELPYIVMQLIEGGDLRGLLRTHGTLDITTIIRLAFHMTEALHAIHEQAVVHRDVKPENIMYRRQADGSIHFLLTDFGIARLREQSENITVTGASMLTYDYASPEQFNQSRQVSAPTDYYSLGIVLYECLTGAVPFEYEQDDLLLHINRVIGSPIPSPHLPANRQLPPSLWQLLQGLLTKNPYDRITDPQKVRHLLRMAAFEDNQGMKTLPAQATRTHTIIYQPTPIPVKSGRQKDITFTALLLLGISGAVFFSWTFGKPADARPATSTIPQESSPSPSPVHTAALQTHTPELPPAPTHRSSNRSPGIQLPNGVFYDDFSDTASSAWDLGRDENSEFSLQDGKYVMTGMEDNISYSSSAPFNVNIQKDFTVSASTTHIGEGGNPFGINFCGNETRDAYYVFYITANGFYSIGRMVGGEWEPLVDWSPSTHIRPETAMNVLSVEKHDNSLRFLINDQLEDVVTFTGGYGNAFGMRVDGAQTIYFDQFIVKGNP; the protein is encoded by the coding sequence ATGGCCACTTCCATCTTCAAGGAGTATTTCAAAGGGTATGAGATCCTGGGCGAACTGGGCAGGGGCAACGCCCGCGTGCTGAAGGCCCGCCATATGGTCAGCGGTGAAGACCGCGCCATCAAACATTTTGCCTTTAACACAGATCCCGTCACCCTCCGCCGGTTCCAGCGGGAATCGGAGATCATGAAATCCATCCAGCACCACCATATCGTCAAGATCATGGAAGTTCACCTGGATGCCGAGCTGCCCTATATTGTGATGCAGCTGATAGAAGGCGGCGATCTCCGCGGATTGCTCAGGACCCATGGGACCCTGGATATCACCACCATCATCCGGCTGGCCTTCCATATGACCGAAGCCCTGCATGCCATCCATGAGCAGGCCGTAGTTCACCGCGATGTAAAGCCCGAGAATATCATGTACCGCCGCCAGGCCGACGGCAGTATCCATTTCCTGCTCACCGATTTTGGCATCGCCCGCCTGCGGGAACAGTCCGAGAACATCACCGTCACCGGCGCTTCCATGCTGACCTACGATTATGCCTCGCCCGAACAGTTCAACCAGAGCCGACAGGTATCCGCCCCTACCGATTATTATTCCCTCGGCATTGTCCTGTATGAATGCCTTACCGGCGCTGTGCCCTTCGAGTATGAGCAGGACGACCTCCTGCTACATATCAACCGGGTCATTGGTTCGCCCATACCTTCCCCTCACCTGCCGGCCAACCGCCAGCTGCCGCCCAGCTTATGGCAGCTGCTCCAGGGACTGCTGACCAAAAACCCTTACGACCGCATTACCGATCCCCAGAAAGTACGGCACCTGCTGCGCATGGCCGCTTTTGAAGACAACCAGGGGATGAAGACCCTGCCTGCACAGGCCACCCGTACCCATACTATCATATACCAACCCACACCTATACCTGTAAAGTCCGGCAGGCAGAAAGACATTACGTTCACCGCCCTGCTGCTGCTCGGCATCAGCGGGGCCGTTTTCTTTTCATGGACCTTTGGAAAACCCGCAGACGCCAGACCCGCCACCAGCACTATCCCACAAGAGAGCAGTCCCTCGCCATCCCCCGTTCACACGGCCGCTCTACAGACCCATACGCCTGAACTGCCGCCAGCCCCCACGCATCGCAGCAGCAACCGCAGTCCCGGCATCCAGCTGCCCAACGGTGTGTTCTATGATGATTTCAGTGATACTGCCAGCAGCGCCTGGGACCTGGGCCGCGATGAGAACAGCGAGTTCAGCCTGCAGGACGGCAAATACGTGATGACCGGCATGGAAGACAATATCAGCTACTCGTCCTCCGCTCCCTTCAACGTGAACATCCAAAAAGATTTTACCGTTTCCGCCAGCACTACCCATATTGGTGAAGGCGGCAATCCTTTCGGCATCAATTTCTGTGGCAACGAGACCAGGGACGCCTATTATGTTTTTTATATCACCGCCAACGGGTTCTATTCCATCGGCCGGATGGTCGGCGGCGAATGGGAACCATTGGTGGACTGGTCGCCCTCCACGCATATCCGCCCCGAGACCGCCATGAATGTGCTGTCGGTAGAAAAACATGACAACAGCCTGCGCTTCCTGATCAACGATCAGCTGGAAGATGTAGTGACTTTTACCGGCGGTTACGGCAATGCTTTCGGCATGCGGGTGGACGGCGCCCAGACCATCTATTTTGATCAGTTCATCGTCAAAGGCAATCCCTGA
- a CDS encoding ATP-dependent helicase, which translates to MRLGKSSTVEHFLAELQLIRDTDSNPGERFLALSQFFYKLIRYLPREEKMVFKNFYAKFNYVLRTLPLQKDERANLEAFRWFVRIGNAGKEADQPIVRQATALLEMLLQRMAGQTERPKNYQPHFFTKKHPQRNTAALRSIRLLCQSFSELQEQGPEPYFIIKGFDLDNLETEIELLVKRHQYVDFTYLRPLLLPNAVLVIHNIVSTGQPDQYSTSFDSLPVLEPDFLVDASAIGECFTHAGSNAGLFFLSRLVEDLPGSPALKGSMVGYFLDELICQQTPNIDTLFKTAQKNNALKAAQLGRAEMNSIRNSINTEHLPNIRLLVQRESKKELWIEPTYFSSVYGLQGRLDLLAYDEKQQARDIIELKSGSPTNPVPGQPWLNHLMQVVCYDLLLNSTYGENRLGFNAIFYSRCTVAPYRQITSIHGERARALRIRNYIVSRIYKLANRDFAMLLSFKNTGIPYLPTFQQPRLESFQDRYRPETITTQYYQELLAFTLREMINAKVGDYLTEDNEEINGFSTLWQNQVPHKEKLFRIIHHLTVAEMDTESGRIRLNITLTVPHSFRKGDLIVLYPSTDNDQEYDCMRQHILKGSIESINNHFISIALNNKQTNYGFIQQHQYWAIEPDLFERNFWCTVGSLMQVLNCDDRKKRLLLGHLEPAFSNQATHGLDLLTPTQQEAINNAVNARDYYLLQGPPGTGKTTTFLVNYLRQSLPDNTDKIVVLAFTNAAVEKICNTFRDPRNGAPIPYLRLGSRYVTDEYLFADQLTDDNPDNWKKLIEKNRIFVSTVATFQNNLLLLSKFMRFKHLVVDEASQLTEAQLSGILAVFEKFVLIGDHKQLPAVVTQEEKGCLTEPGSFLEKMQITDLRISIFERLFRNAQAKGWTTAYGQLVDHYRMHHDIAGLIAHQYSKKLLAIQEKQFSSLPPYALPADSPYYPISRHRVVFIESSPGNGLKKNSSEAATVIKLVSQLLQTGQFQRKDIGIIAPFRAQIAEIRAIMPEDWQEDETFITDTVERFQGGEKKVIVYSTTISSSRQLPGIQSIASNDTDRTDRKLLVSISRAEEQFILLGNPLALEAAPAYRSIISYCRQQDACFRADEMEYPSTETAASH; encoded by the coding sequence ATGCGCTTAGGCAAATCCTCCACAGTTGAACATTTCCTGGCCGAGCTGCAATTGATCCGGGACACTGATTCCAATCCCGGTGAACGTTTCCTGGCCCTGTCCCAGTTCTTTTATAAGCTGATCAGGTATCTTCCCAGGGAGGAGAAAATGGTCTTCAAGAACTTTTATGCCAAGTTCAACTATGTACTGCGCACCCTGCCGCTGCAAAAGGATGAACGCGCCAACCTGGAAGCATTCAGGTGGTTTGTACGGATAGGCAATGCCGGTAAGGAAGCCGATCAGCCCATTGTACGACAGGCCACCGCCCTGCTGGAAATGCTGCTGCAGCGCATGGCCGGACAGACAGAGCGCCCAAAAAACTACCAGCCCCATTTTTTCACTAAAAAACATCCGCAACGCAATACGGCTGCACTCAGGAGTATCCGGCTGTTATGCCAAAGTTTTTCTGAGCTGCAGGAACAAGGGCCGGAGCCCTATTTTATCATCAAAGGTTTTGACCTGGATAACCTGGAAACGGAAATAGAGCTGCTGGTCAAACGGCACCAGTATGTTGATTTCACCTATCTCCGTCCGCTCCTGCTGCCCAATGCCGTACTGGTCATACACAATATAGTAAGCACCGGACAGCCCGATCAGTACAGCACCAGCTTTGATTCCCTGCCTGTGCTGGAGCCCGACTTCCTCGTGGACGCCTCAGCCATCGGTGAATGTTTTACGCATGCCGGCAGCAACGCCGGCCTGTTTTTCCTTTCCCGGCTGGTAGAAGACCTGCCCGGATCCCCTGCCCTGAAAGGCAGCATGGTAGGCTATTTCCTGGATGAGCTGATCTGCCAGCAAACACCGAACATTGACACACTGTTCAAAACAGCGCAGAAGAACAATGCCTTGAAAGCTGCACAGCTGGGCAGAGCAGAAATGAACAGCATCCGCAATTCCATCAATACGGAACACCTGCCCAATATCCGCCTGCTGGTACAGCGGGAAAGCAAAAAAGAATTATGGATCGAACCAACTTACTTCTCGTCTGTATACGGCTTGCAGGGAAGGCTTGACCTGCTGGCCTACGATGAAAAGCAGCAGGCACGGGACATTATTGAACTGAAAAGCGGCAGTCCCACCAATCCTGTCCCGGGACAACCCTGGCTCAACCACCTGATGCAGGTGGTTTGTTACGACCTCCTGCTGAACAGCACCTACGGGGAGAACAGGCTCGGTTTCAATGCCATCTTCTATTCCAGATGCACGGTGGCTCCTTACCGGCAGATCACCAGCATCCATGGAGAAAGAGCCCGGGCCCTGCGCATCCGGAACTATATCGTTTCCCGGATCTATAAGCTGGCCAACAGGGATTTTGCCATGCTGTTATCTTTCAAAAATACCGGCATCCCCTACCTGCCCACTTTTCAGCAGCCACGCCTGGAGAGCTTCCAGGACCGCTATAGACCGGAGACCATCACCACCCAATATTACCAGGAACTGCTGGCCTTCACCCTCCGGGAAATGATCAACGCCAAAGTGGGCGATTACCTGACAGAAGACAATGAGGAGATCAACGGCTTTTCCACCCTCTGGCAGAACCAGGTCCCGCACAAAGAAAAACTTTTCCGGATCATTCACCATCTTACAGTTGCTGAAATGGACACGGAAAGCGGCCGCATAAGGCTGAACATTACCCTGACCGTACCACATTCCTTCCGGAAAGGAGACCTGATTGTACTGTATCCCAGCACAGACAACGACCAGGAATATGATTGCATGCGGCAGCATATCCTCAAAGGAAGCATTGAGTCCATCAACAACCATTTCATCAGCATCGCCCTCAATAATAAACAGACCAATTATGGTTTCATTCAGCAGCACCAGTATTGGGCTATTGAACCCGATCTGTTTGAGCGCAATTTCTGGTGTACCGTTGGCAGCCTTATGCAGGTCCTGAACTGTGACGACCGGAAGAAGAGATTATTGCTGGGCCACCTGGAGCCGGCTTTCAGTAACCAGGCTACCCATGGGCTTGACCTGCTGACCCCTACGCAGCAGGAAGCTATCAATAACGCAGTGAACGCACGGGATTATTACCTGCTGCAGGGCCCGCCAGGCACCGGCAAGACCACCACCTTCCTGGTCAACTACCTGCGGCAGTCACTGCCAGACAATACCGATAAGATAGTGGTGCTGGCTTTTACCAATGCCGCTGTAGAAAAGATCTGTAACACTTTCCGGGATCCCCGGAATGGCGCACCTATTCCCTATCTGCGACTGGGTAGCCGCTATGTAACAGATGAATACCTGTTTGCCGATCAGCTCACGGACGACAACCCTGACAACTGGAAAAAACTGATTGAAAAGAACAGGATCTTTGTGAGCACCGTAGCCACTTTCCAGAACAACCTCCTGCTGCTGAGCAAATTCATGCGCTTCAAACACCTGGTGGTAGACGAAGCGTCCCAGCTAACGGAAGCACAGCTTTCCGGCATCCTGGCCGTATTTGAAAAGTTTGTCCTGATAGGCGATCATAAACAATTGCCCGCTGTAGTAACACAGGAAGAGAAAGGCTGCCTCACAGAACCAGGCAGCTTCCTGGAAAAAATGCAGATCACCGACCTGCGTATTTCCATTTTTGAACGGCTGTTCCGCAATGCCCAGGCCAAAGGCTGGACCACCGCCTACGGACAGCTGGTGGATCATTACCGGATGCACCATGACATCGCCGGTCTCATTGCCCACCAGTACAGCAAAAAACTGCTGGCCATACAGGAGAAGCAATTCTCTTCTTTACCGCCCTATGCCCTGCCTGCCGACAGTCCTTATTATCCCATCAGCCGGCACCGGGTAGTATTTATAGAAAGCAGCCCCGGGAATGGCCTCAAAAAAAATAGCAGTGAAGCGGCAACGGTCATCAAACTGGTCAGCCAGCTGCTGCAGACCGGCCAGTTCCAGCGCAAGGATATTGGGATCATCGCCCCCTTCCGCGCACAGATTGCGGAGATCAGGGCCATTATGCCGGAGGACTGGCAGGAAGATGAAACTTTTATTACTGATACAGTGGAACGGTTCCAGGGCGGAGAAAAAAAAGTGATCGTCTATTCCACTACTATTTCCAGCAGCCGGCAACTGCCCGGCATTCAAAGTATCGCCAGCAACGATACAGACCGGACAGACAGAAAACTCCTGGTGAGCATATCACGGGCGGAAGAACAGTTTATCCTGCTGGGCAATCCACTGGCGCTGGAAGCCGCTCCGGCCTATCGCTCCATCATCAGTTATTGCCGGCAACAGGACGCCTGCTTCAGAGCTGATGAAATGGAATATCCATCAACGGAAACTGCTGCCAGCCACTAA
- a CDS encoding protein phosphatase 2C domain-containing protein has protein sequence MLISANTDPGLKRNDNQDAFLARPLWLDKALLAVVDGVGGYAGGDKAAAIARDSIDQYMQSPSGDTHTMLREALVFANNRIWEERQQDHHLREMCCVLTAVVADPVAQCLYFVHIGDTRLYRFRNGHLQKLTSDHSFVGIREDAGNMTELEAMQHPQRHQILREAGSSFHRLDDEDFMDHGRMDLLPGDQLLLCSDGLTDMITAQQIGTILTQPGTPTQKVQDLISRANEMGGLDNITVVLLHQPLAKLSSETPDEYTLTPAAPLPAATVESPAKKKDKKTRLLWLSLPLALIALAGWYFSPASTAPASNSPIPDTSASLSADSSLLPPGARIKQPAIPGPPVPRKTDTLRLSAPLAYRQWRQLADSSGNILVLLPANPNRTRFAAITISAKDSLQPGDTLWLRNLRLNNFETGIAVQAPALLRTDNVQFRNIRYPFSYPAKADSLHAAGLFLNTVNP, from the coding sequence ATGCTGATCAGCGCCAATACCGATCCGGGACTAAAACGCAACGATAACCAGGATGCTTTCCTGGCCCGCCCGCTCTGGCTGGACAAAGCCCTGCTGGCCGTAGTGGACGGCGTAGGCGGTTATGCCGGGGGCGATAAAGCAGCCGCCATTGCACGCGACAGTATTGACCAGTATATGCAATCGCCCAGCGGCGATACCCACACTATGTTACGCGAGGCCCTGGTCTTTGCCAATAACAGGATCTGGGAAGAAAGACAACAGGACCATCACCTCCGGGAGATGTGTTGCGTACTCACCGCCGTAGTGGCCGATCCCGTAGCCCAATGCCTTTATTTTGTACATATAGGCGATACCCGCCTCTACCGCTTCCGCAACGGGCACCTGCAAAAACTGACCAGCGATCACTCCTTTGTAGGTATCCGCGAGGACGCCGGCAATATGACCGAACTGGAAGCCATGCAGCACCCACAGCGCCACCAGATCCTGCGAGAGGCCGGCTCCAGCTTCCACCGGCTGGACGATGAGGATTTCATGGACCATGGCCGGATGGACCTCCTGCCGGGCGATCAGCTCCTGCTTTGCAGCGACGGACTAACGGATATGATCACGGCACAACAGATCGGGACCATTTTGACACAGCCCGGTACGCCTACCCAGAAAGTACAGGACCTGATCAGCAGGGCCAATGAAATGGGCGGGCTGGATAATATCACGGTGGTCCTGCTGCACCAGCCCCTGGCAAAACTCAGCAGTGAAACACCCGACGAGTACACGCTGACGCCTGCCGCACCCCTGCCCGCTGCAACCGTGGAGTCACCCGCTAAAAAGAAAGACAAAAAGACCCGGCTGCTCTGGCTCAGCCTGCCCCTGGCGCTGATAGCCCTGGCCGGCTGGTATTTTTCACCAGCCTCCACAGCGCCGGCCAGCAACAGCCCGATCCCTGATACCAGCGCTTCCCTGTCCGCCGACAGCAGCCTGCTGCCGCCCGGCGCCCGCATCAAGCAACCCGCTATCCCCGGACCACCCGTACCCCGGAAGACCGATACACTCCGCCTCTCCGCACCACTGGCCTACAGGCAGTGGCGGCAGCTGGCAGACAGTAGCGGCAACATCCTTGTCCTGCTCCCCGCCAACCCAAACCGTACACGCTTTGCCGCTATCACCATTTCCGCCAAAGACAGCTTGCAGCCCGGCGATACGCTCTGGCTGCGCAACCTGCGGCTGAACAATTTTGAAACAGGGATCGCCGTGCAGGCGCCCGCATTGCTGCGAACGGATAATGTACAGTTCCGGAATATCCGCTATCCGTTCAGCTACCCGGCAAAAGCCGATAGCCTGCATGCCGCCGGTCTATTCCTGAACACCGTGAATCCATAA
- a CDS encoding M15 family metallopeptidase — MHSRTIFGLWGGWLLSALFALLAPAVSAQSPAAGPDSIAAANFARYRLPVISDPGVYKEMVARDSAQELVSLVKAVPGIRLDIRYATDNNIMKRPVYRQAVAYARKPVAAALKKVQAALAEQGLGLQVFDAYRPYRVTVVFYEAFRDSVFVASPYRGSRHNRGCAVDLTLVNGKTGRPLEMPTPYDEFSKRAHSDYRPLPANQLRNRELLKKLMTENGFLIYPDEWWHFDFSGWQQFPLMDIPFHQL; from the coding sequence ATGCATAGTCGGACTATTTTCGGGTTATGGGGTGGCTGGCTGTTATCGGCCTTATTTGCCTTGCTGGCGCCGGCGGTCAGCGCACAATCGCCGGCTGCCGGGCCGGACAGTATAGCTGCCGCCAACTTTGCCCGGTACAGGCTGCCGGTGATCAGTGATCCGGGCGTGTATAAGGAAATGGTGGCCAGGGACAGCGCACAGGAGCTGGTATCACTGGTGAAAGCTGTTCCCGGTATCCGGCTGGATATCCGCTATGCTACCGATAACAATATCATGAAGCGGCCGGTGTACCGGCAGGCCGTAGCCTATGCGCGGAAGCCGGTAGCGGCCGCGCTGAAAAAAGTGCAGGCTGCACTGGCTGAGCAGGGGCTGGGGCTCCAGGTCTTTGACGCCTATCGTCCTTACCGGGTAACGGTGGTGTTTTATGAAGCGTTCCGGGATTCCGTCTTTGTAGCCTCGCCTTACAGGGGCTCACGCCATAACCGGGGCTGCGCTGTTGACCTTACGCTGGTCAACGGGAAGACGGGCAGGCCGCTGGAGATGCCTACGCCTTATGATGAATTCAGCAAGCGGGCGCATAGTGATTACAGGCCCTTGCCGGCCAATCAGCTGCGTAACCGTGAGCTGCTGAAAAAACTAATGACGGAGAACGGGTTCCTTATTTACCCCGATGAATGGTGGCATTTTGATTTTAGTGGCTGGCAGCAGTTTCCGTTGATGGATATTCCATTTCATCAGCTCTGA
- a CDS encoding MFS transporter: MHSSSAIAINIPDKRVVVHKRIAVIVLFFANGFLYGNWTARLPSIKAFYGIGNGTLGTLLFTIALGALVAMPIAGWIAHKFSNERLTLITGLLFCCSVPLMPLSDNLWVARCLFFSIGMFSGAMDVSMNGQAVLVERAWKKPIMSSFHALFSIGMAAGAGVAALFSRFSISLPLHLVLVALAALTGLLVCSRLVLLQLPAAGSDPSPAAAHFRMPALAILPLGIIGFCGMTGEGAIADWSAIFMHTVVGSTESFSALAFGIFGAAMTIGRLGGDYLTHALGKKTLLIADVLLAIAGLSMVLLIANSWASITGFFLVGIGLATVVPIIYSTAGNIKGLTPSAGIAMVSTIGYMGFFLGPPMIGYIADQWGLRIGLAYVIGLFVLMGILILFTPSQQKK; the protein is encoded by the coding sequence ATGCACAGCTCATCTGCAATAGCTATCAATATACCGGATAAAAGAGTGGTTGTCCACAAAAGGATCGCCGTAATCGTTCTATTCTTTGCCAATGGCTTTTTATATGGCAACTGGACGGCCAGGCTGCCTTCCATCAAAGCTTTTTATGGCATTGGCAATGGGACCCTGGGCACCCTGCTGTTCACCATTGCGCTGGGCGCACTGGTAGCCATGCCCATTGCAGGGTGGATTGCCCATAAATTCAGCAACGAACGGCTGACCCTGATCACCGGCCTGCTCTTTTGCTGCAGCGTACCCCTGATGCCGCTGTCAGACAATCTATGGGTGGCCCGTTGCCTGTTCTTCAGCATCGGCATGTTCTCCGGCGCTATGGATGTCAGCATGAACGGCCAGGCCGTTCTGGTGGAGCGGGCCTGGAAAAAACCCATCATGTCCTCTTTCCATGCCCTGTTCAGCATCGGCATGGCGGCCGGCGCAGGGGTGGCCGCGCTGTTCTCCCGTTTCAGCATTTCCCTGCCGCTGCACCTGGTGCTGGTAGCCCTGGCGGCGCTTACCGGCCTGCTGGTCTGCTCCCGGCTGGTCCTGCTGCAGCTGCCGGCCGCAGGCAGTGATCCCTCGCCCGCCGCTGCTCATTTCCGGATGCCAGCCCTGGCCATCCTGCCCCTGGGCATCATCGGCTTCTGCGGTATGACAGGCGAAGGCGCCATTGCCGACTGGAGCGCCATCTTTATGCATACCGTGGTAGGCAGTACGGAATCCTTCAGCGCCCTGGCCTTCGGCATCTTCGGCGCCGCCATGACCATCGGCCGGCTGGGCGGCGATTACCTGACCCATGCATTGGGGAAGAAAACATTACTGATAGCAGATGTGCTGCTCGCTATTGCGGGACTGTCCATGGTCCTGCTTATTGCCAATAGCTGGGCCAGCATCACCGGCTTTTTCCTGGTGGGCATTGGCCTGGCCACCGTAGTGCCCATCATCTACAGCACTGCGGGAAATATTAAAGGGCTCACGCCTTCGGCGGGCATCGCCATGGTGAGCACCATCGGGTATATGGGCTTTTTCCTGGGACCACCTATGATCGGGTATATAGCCGACCAGTGGGGGCTCCGGATCGGGCTCGCCTACGTGATCGGTCTTTTTGTCCTGATGGGCATACTGATCCTGTTCACACCATCACAACAAAAAAAATAA